The Aulosira sp. FACHB-615 genome contains the following window.
CTGAGTCAATAATTAAAACATCAAAATCCCCTTCATCATAATGGCGTTTCATTCTTACCAAGCTGAAAATTTCATCCATTCCTGGTAAAATCGCCAATTCTTCGGCTTGCACTCCTTCTAAGCCCCGCGCCTGCAAAACCTGGGTAATGTATCGCTTCACAGCACCCCAGTTACCTTCCAGTTCTTGCAGTGCATCTAGTTCTGCACCCCACAAGTTTGGGCGAATTTGTTTGGGTGCATGTTCTAGTTCTAAATCAAAACTATCGGCTAAGGAATGGGCGGGATCTGTACTTAAAACTAGTGTACGATAGCCCAGTTCTGCACAACGAAGTCCCGTAGCGGCAGCAACAGAGGTTTTTCCCACACCGCCTTTGCCTGTCATCAAAATTACTCGCATTATCTCGAATCTCTAAGGTTTTTAGCTTGTGAGTCCTCTAAAATGCTCAATTAATGCTCAAAGAGGTGGTTATTAGTTTTGTAGCAAAACATGAAGTATGAATTTCATACTCAATCTCTTTGCCAAAAAAACACTCATCTCTTATTATTACGTAATTCTCTAACTCACAAGTTGCTGCATTCTAAATTTGCAGAGGAAGTGAGAAGTGAATCATTACCGCAAAAGTATAAAGAAACGAACCGCAAAGGACGCATAGACACGAAGTTATAAGAGTTTGAGAGAGTTATTGCGTAAGTCCTATAAAATTCAGAATTTAGAAGTCAGAGTGGTTAATAAATCACAGTTTTACTAGACAGAGATTTTCACAGTCTCAAACAAGTTTCTCAGCGAAAATCCAAAATCTAAAATCCAAAATCCAAAATTGGTATGAGTCGTTACTTGATTAATCCCATCTCATATAAACCTTGGTGCAGTCTTTTGGCTTCTGCGAGATTTTGCTGCTGTTCGTGGAGGAGAATGGCATTTTTAAATGCTGTCAGACTAGCTTGGAGATTACCAACTTTTAGCTGTACTACGCCTAAATTTTGATATGCTTCTGCGTAATAAGGATTTAATTTGATGGCTTTTTGATAACAAGCGATCGCATCAGTAAATAAATTCAAAGCCTTTAATGTCATGCCTAAGTTATAATATCCAGTCGCAAAATCTGGGTCAATTTTTAAAGCTGTTTCGTAAGCTTTTTTGGCATTGTTTAAATCGCCTGCATCTTTGAGTAAGTTGCCTAAATTGTTATATGCTCCTAGCTTGAGCATGGGATATATCGGTAATTTAATCGCAGCTTGATAGTGTTCTAGGGCTGATTGCGGCTGTTTTAAATGATTGTACGCAATCCCTAAATGATAGTAGAGTTCATATAAAATTTCGTAGTTTTCTGTTGATTGATTTGCTGTCACCCAATCTTGGGGTGACTTACCACTAGCTTGCTTGAGTCCCCGTAGCAATAATTCTACACCTTGAGTAAGTTTGCCAGTTTCAACATAAAGCGCCCCTAATTTACTGCAAACATAAGGATCATTGGGATGCGTGGCGAGAAACTCTAACATTGCAGCTTGCGCTTTGATGTATTTATTATTTTGGGCGATCGCTCTTTTTTGATACCCTGTATGCAGAATTGCTACACCCTGCAAATAACCTACTTGCCAATGAGGTTCTTTTTGTATAATCGCCGCTACACTATCATCAACTAAGGCATGATAAGGCCTTTCAAAGCGAATTTCGGGATGATTGCGAAACAACCGCGAAACCAAAGAATAGGGAGATTGAACCGCACCAATTTCTTGGCGGATGAGATTAATTAAGATATATTCATCACTTTGAATTGCATCTTGTAGCTGTGGCACAATACTGGGGTTGAGTATTTCATCCGCATCTAACACCAACACCCAATCACCGGTAACATATTTTAAAGCAGCATTCCGAGCAGTACTAAAGTTATTAGTCCATTGAAAATGATGTACTTCTGCACCGAATTGTTGGGCGATTTCGGGAGTGCGATCGCTAGAACCTGTATCTAACACTACCATCTCATCCACGAAATCCTTAACACTATTTAAGCACTTCGGTAGCGTAGTTTCTTCATTTTTTACAATCATGCACAGACTAATACTCATACGCGAACTTCAATTTATTTACTTATATTTATTAAACATAGGTGATGCACTTGCACAAATAAGACTTACGCATCAAAACGAAAAATCAAGGGTTGGGAAGAGGGTGTAAGGGTGTAGGGGTGTATATATCTAAAACCCTTACACCCCATACCCTTGCACCCAGTTTCCACAGCAAATCTTTTTGCGTAAACCTTAACAAATTTAGCATCTAGCAATTTTAAATCGGTTGCTCACCAATCTACTCCCTGTTTCTTCGCGTAGTTGACAAATCAAACCGGATTGCTAAATGACAACTCTACTTGCTACCAGCCAATACTTAACACTTTATTACAATAGATTGGCAAAACAGTGAAGTACACCCGCATTTCTCACAAGCTTCAGGCGTTTGATGGGGCAGAGGGGCAGAGGTGCGGAGGGGCAGGGGAGAGAGTACCTTCATTCTCCCCTGCTCCCCTGCTCCCCTGCTCCCCTGCACAGGCTTTGAAAGGTGTGGTGAGAAATCCGGGGTACACTATCTCTCTTTTGAGATGATTCTGAATTTGGCTGTGCTGTATGTGCAAAAATCAAGATTAACAAATCAGTGAGCGAGTATTCTCAAAGAGAGGGGAAACTTCATGCTGGGTCAAACGGTCGGGGGACGCTACCAAATTCTTACTCAGTTAGGACGGGGAGGATTTGGCACGACTTTTATAGCTCAAGATATACAAAGACCTGGAAATCCCCAGTGTGTTGTCAAACAATTCAAGCCACTGGCGAATGATCCCTACACCTTAAATGCAGCTAAACGCTTTTTTGACTTAGAAGCAGCAATTTTGGAAATGTTAGGAAAACATGACCAAATTCCCCAATTACTCGCGCACTTTGCAGAAAATGAAGAATTCTTTTTAGTCCAAGAATTTATTCCCGGTCATGATCTCAAACAAGAATTACCGCCACTGAGTGAGCAATTAAGTGAAACTGCTGTAATTAAACTGTTAAAAGAGATACTGACTGTTTTAGCATTTGTCCATCAAAATCATGTGATTCATCGGGATTTAAAACCTGAGAATATTCGCCGCCGAGAATCAGATGGCAAAATAGTTTTAATTGACTTTGGTGCAGTCAAACAAATTAGTACCCAAGTAGCTAATACTGATGGACAAACAAGTTTTACTGTTGCTATTGGGACACCTGGTTATATGCCCAGTGAACAAGCTAATAGTAATCCCCATTTAAGTAGCGATATTTATGCAGTGGGGATGATTGCTATCTTAGCTTTAACAGGGATAAATCCGGCTGCTGGTAGCCATTCAATTCCCAGAAACCCCAATACAGGCGAAATTGATTGGCGTAATAAAGTGAAAGTTAGCCCCCAGTTTGCCAGTATTTTAGATAAGATGGTGCGCTATGACTTTCGCCAGCGTTACCCTACAGCCGAGTCGGTGTTACAAGCCTTAGAGATGCTTGAGAAAGCACCATTAACTAAACTCAAACAATCTTTGCCGAAAAAATGGGTGATGGGTTTAGGAATTACCGCCGCATTTGCAGTTGGATTCATACTTCTATCTCAAATCAAAGTTAATCAAACCAACTTTTTAAATTATGCTGATCATGGAGTAAAAATTAACTATCCTGATAATTGGGCAGTACAGGAAACACCAAATGCTGTAACCCAAGATATAGTGACTTTTTTATCACCAAAACAAAGTGATTCTGACCAATTTCAAGAACTTATAACTATTCGAGTTGAACCGCTTTCGAGTACTTTAGATGAGTCGAAAGATTTATTTATTCGGGAAGTGAAAAATACAGTAGATGATGCTCAAATAGAAAGTTCTAGTGAAACAACACTGGCTAATCAGAGGGCAAATCAACTAGTCTTTACAGGTAAAATTGATAATGGGCGGTTAAAAAGTCTGCAAGTTTGGACTTTACAAAATGATAATGCCTATATTATTACTTACACTGCAACTGTTGATGAATATAATAACTTTTTACCCATCGCGGAAAAAATGATTCAATCTTTTGTTTTTGAATGAAATCAACTAATTTAAAAAGTTTTCTGTCTGTCGCTCTTCTAGCAATTCTGTATGAAGATGCACATATTTCGATCCCCCTAAATCCCCCTTAAAAAGGGGAGCCACTGCATTGGGCGGGTTTCCCGACTCCCTCAGTGGCGTGGAATTTGATATATATTATTTTTCTGCTTCCCCCCTTTTGAAGGGGGGATAGGGGGGATCTGATTCTATGCAGCTTCATAAAAAATTGGTATTACTCCTTCAGCCATTTGAATTTGAAGCTCCGTTTTTAAACACAAGCATTTTGGGCGGGGTCGAAATCCCCGTCCAAAACCAGCGTGTTCCCTTTTAATAAGATTCTTTTAAAACTGAGTTACTGTCAAACTGACACCACCAGAATCTAGTCGCGGAACCTTTAAATAATCTACTGGTTCACCGTTACGTTGAGTAGGTTCGTTATGATTGTACTTTTCACATTCTTTAATCGCTGCTTCGGGGTCGTTGAGAATTTCTAGGGGTTTGATATTTTTGCAACCCTTCTCTTCACGGACGCTACCAATAGTGTTAGCAATTTGTCTTAAGGCTTGAGCGCGATCGCTGTTGCTAACTGCGCTACTGTTGATTGTAATTGGTTCAGTGATCAGGGTGGCGGCTTCGCGGCTTTCGATAGTCAGTGGCGCAAGTTCCTCTTGTTGTTGCGCTTGGACAGGATGAGCAAGAGCGATCGCACTGACAATCACAGCTAAAGTTATAAATGGGCGTTTCATACTCTAACCCCTGAATTTAAGTTATATGTGATACCTACAAGTGCAATTCCATCTTATCCGCAAGCAATTAAAATGTAATCACCTATTAGGTTAATTATGTTCCATTTGCAAAACTGGCACAGTTGTCTATACATAGTAGATTCGATGTTGATGAGGTACAGCAACTGATTGAAAAAAGTAATGAATAATGAGTAATGAGTGAGAAATGTACTTATTACTCATCGAGAGGTTCAGATCCCCGACTTCTTCAATAAGTCGGGGATCTTTTGGTTAACGAATTAATATCTAATCAAGCATGAAAGTATTTTTTCTTTACTTTTTTGTAGAGGTTTTTAATTCTTAATTGACTTAAGCGTAGTTGCGTCAATGTGGGGATGTTAGATTGATAATGCTGTTTATGGTCAAAAAACTCATTTAATTCCTGTAAAATTACTCGCAGCCTTTGAATAATATTTTCATAACGATACTCTTTGAGTACCTCTTCCGACAAACTTAAACCTGGAGCAGATTGCAGAACTTTGAGAATATGTGCTACATCATATTCTTTGGAATAATTAGCGATTTTATAGCTATTAAACCCAGGATCTAAATAATCAGAAAGCCCACCATTAACGCTAGAAAATACTTGACACCCACAGGCTAAAGCTTCCATTGGTTGCAGTCCAAATCCTTCACTGACACTCTGTTGCGCCCAATATTCAGCCGAATCATAAAGATAAATTTTTGCGCGATTAAATAATCCTGGTAAATCTTCTACATAATAATCAACTAAATGCACATTGCATTTTTGTTGTAACGTGGGAATTAGCTCTGTTAATAAATACTCCGAAGATTTTCGCGCCTGCACCAATACATCAATATCTCGTTCTAAATGTAAATTTTTAAATTCTGGGCTAATTTCATTCGGTAAATAATAAATGAGGTTATTTGGCGACTTCTGCCCCCAATAACCTAATGTGTTGCGACTAACAGTAATAATGGGAATCCCTATAGGTAAATTAAACTTGTAACCAGAACTATGGGCATGATATACCACATTATATTGCTGGAGTTTGGCAACTAATTTAGCGATATCAAATCCCCAATTAATAACAAAAATGGCATTATCTAAATTTGGTTCTCTCAGCAAGTCATCTAAAAACAACTTATCGGCTTCTCGTTGGCGGTAAGTTACCACTTCCGCACTACAAACCTGTTGAGCAAGTTTCAATGTTTTTAATTCTGCCCAGAGACCACCACAGACAAATCTGCCCTGAGTTCCAGGCAATAGAAAATAAAGCTTTCGCATTATAAAATTATGAATTACGAATTAATTTCACTCTCGCCATTTTACCTTGACAAAATGTCCTTGCCGTCCCCAAACATCACGAGCCACGGTAATATTTTCTACTGTTAAGTTAAACGGAATAGCTGTGGTGAGATAACGCTGGGCTATTGAACCTAAATCTGGGGCGATTTCTGCGGCTGTGGTGGCAGCTAGTCCTAAACCAATTAATTGTTCAACTGGGCGGAAGGGAAGCAACAAATTGACACCAACAGCGAGTCCGGCTGTTAACAACATTGTGACTGAAAGATTTGTACCACAACGGGGATGTACTGCTAAATCCCATTCACCATGTGTCAGCCGATAAAGGGCTTGGCTGACCGCCCGTCGCAAGTTGCTAATATTAACTTCACCATAAAGATAAAATCCTTGATCTGTAGATAAACCACCCAATAATTCGTTATCAAGTTGAACTGTATTGGGTCTCCCTGGGGGAGTATGAACATTTTTGGTTTCACTCAAAACCCAAACTGTAGCATGTTCTAAGGCGTGGACTTGCCGCAGCATCAGAATTTCTTTCAAGCCAGGAACAAATGATAGCTGCCTTACTAAATCAGCATCTAGGGTAGATTGCGGTGTAGTAAAGTCAAAGTTAAAAAAGTTAAAGGAAGACGAGCCACCTTGAACAGAAGCAGAAGTTTCCATAGCAACACTGCTCCCCAAACTGATGGAGCAAGATAGATTTCTTACAAATGTAACGCTTGCAGCCAAAGATTATTGCTAATTTTTATTGATGACTGAATGAATATCTTTTTAAATATGGTGAAATGTACCGTTGAGCCAGTTTGAAAAAACTGACTCAACGGTAACAAATTCTGCACGATAACCAATAACTCAGTAATCTGTTCTGCCTGATGTTGATACTAGCGAGAACTAGAGGTTCACGCTGAAATAGATGCGTGAGGAGTAAAACAAGCAGTGAACCATGAAAATGTCGTAGCTGCACGCCAAATGAAATTTATCGCCAGATTAGACGCGATTTATGGCATCTGCCAAACGCCATTGACCGCATCTGTGTTAGCAATTCATTCGTTTTGCTTAGGCAGAGGACAGCAATTCACATCATCCAAACAGACCTTGCCCCACTGTAAAGCCCAGCGCACAAGTGCCACCCGGTTTTCTGTTTGGGTTTTGGTGAGAATATTGCTGATGTGGTTATCAACTGTTCGCTTGCTAATTTCCAATTTTGCTGCAATCTCTTGGTTAGTTAAGCCAGCGGCCACTAAGTCGATAATTTGCAGTTCTCTGTCTGACAGAGTAACAGGGGTCTGGGACTCGCCACCAGCCATGACTGATTCTATCCTCCCTTGGTATATGTACTTAATCACTCTCTTTAATTCTAGAAGATTCTTTTGTTGGTAGGGATTTGAAGTGTTAGCTGTAATACGATTGACAATAATTTTTTTCAAGTTTAACTCAAGAGAAAATTTACATATCACAAAATAAGTGTTATTTTTAGCACTTATTTTGAAGATTTTATTAAGTATTATCACGAGTAAATAAAAGCTGATATTAAAGCCTACATATTCAGTAGGAGTAACAAAAATTGCTATTTAATTCTATGAAGGACTGGCGACAGAACAACAAGATTGTTGTAGATTTTATACTGACCTCACAAGAACTGAAAAGTTAGGGGTCAATAGGAAAAACTCAGAATATAAAGTTCTGGGTTTAGGCAGAAAAATTCTGATGTCAGGATTATTCTTTGCTTCCTCAACCTAAATCGCAAATCTAAAGTGAGATGAGCAATCCCCGTGTTTTGTGTCTTGGTGAAATTCTGTTTGATTGTTTAGCCGATCAATTGGGGCTAAAGTTGGAGGAGGTACAGTCTTGGACTCCTTACCCTGGAGGAGCGCCAGCTAATGTGGCCTGTGCGTTGGTGAAACTCGGAACTTCCGCCGGATTTGTTGGCTCTGTAGGTGAAGATGAACCGGGGAATGAGCTGGTTCAGTTACTCCAGGAAGTTGGGGTAGATATAACGGGTGTGCAACGTCATCCGACTGCGCCAACGCGACAGGTGTATGTAGTGCGAGATTTGGCAGGCGATCGCAGTTTCGCTGGCTTCGGTCAGTATGATACATCTGAATTTGCCGACACCCGTCTACAAGCCAAGCAATTACCCACTGCGTTGTTTCAAGAGGCAGAGTTTCTGGTTTTGGGTACTTTAGAATTAGCCTATCCTGACAGTGAACAGGCAGTTTATCGCGCTTTAGATTTAGCAGAACAATTTGACCTGAAAATTGTGCTAGATGTCAACTGGCGACCAGTATTTTGGCACGACCAAAATATTGCGCGGCAAAAAATTCAAGATACATTTAAGCGGATTGACTTTCTCAAACTCTCCAAAGAGGAAGCAGAATGGCTGTTTGATACCGCCGATGCAGGAGCCATTACTTACCGTTTAGATTCTGTGGAAGGGGTGCTGATAACTGATGGTGATAAAGGTTGCGCCTATTGCTTAAGTGGTAACGAAGGAATATTACCTTCTTTCCCGGTGAAAGTAGCTGACACCACTGGCGCAGGAGATAGCTTTTTGGCGGGATTTATCCACCAATTAAGTCAGCATGGGATCAAAAAACTAGAAGATGCAGAAACCGCCAAACGCATTGTTACTTATGCTAGTGCGGTGGGAGCATTAACTACGATTAAACCAGGTGCGATCGCTTCTCAACCAACAGCCGCAGAAGTCGAAGCTTTTCTGGCTACACACCAACTTTAATCAGGCTGTGGTCTGTTGAGAATGAGTGTCAGGGTGTAGGGGGTAAAGATTTGAAACATCTACACTCTTACAGAGAAGTCAAAATTCAAAAGTTAAGAGAATTTTTGACTTTTAACTTTTGACTTTTGACTTGATTTCACCCATACACCCATTTTTCACAGATAATCTTGGTACGTAAGTTCTCAATTTAAACGATGAGTTTTGCCAAACCTAAATAACGGATACCTTCGGGAGAAATATCAAAGCGACAAGGTAATACTTCTAAACCAAGGGCGATCGCTTGCCGCAATAACTGACCATATACTGGATCTGTGGTATCACCAGGGGCAAACTCTGTACAATCACCCCGGTTGATAAAGTACAACATCACAGCCCGATTTGTTGGTAGCAGCGCCATTAATTCGCGCAGGTGTTTTTGTCCTCTCGTGGTTTCTGTATCAGGAAATAATGCTAAGGTTCCTTGCGCCCAAGTTGTATTTTTAACTTCTAAATATATCGGGCGTTCTGTCTCATTACCTGTTAACAAAAAATCCACACGACTTTTTTTATCTACGCCATAAACCACTTCACCTTTGATTTGGCTGTAGTCACCTAATTCGGGAAATAAGTATTTTGCTAAAGCTAGTTTGACAATGCGATTAGGTAAAGCTGTGTTAACACCTACCCAAGTCGGTTCCTGATCATAGACTTGAATCAGTTCTAGGGTGTAAGCCAGTTTACGGTTAGGGTTATCACTGCGAGATAATTGCACCAAACTACCAAGGGTAGAAACTCCAGTCATCGGCCCTGTGTTGGGACAATGGGCTGTGACGATTTGACCATCAGTAAGCTGCACATCAGCAAAAAACCGTTTGTAGCGTTTGAGTAAAACACCAGGGTAGAGCGTCGGGTAACGATAAAGCCAATCCAGCATTATTTTGCAAAGCTAACCATAAATGCACAGAGCATCATACCGTGTCTGGTCTGATGCTGGAAAAATAAAAATCTACATATTACATTTTTTTACAAAATTATACTGAATAATCCTCAAAGGGAAGTATCCATTTAATGGCTTATTGAGGGATATATGACTAAAAATGTTGAATCACCGCTACATTGTTCACTGGTCTTAGATATTAAAGATACTTCGACACAGGTATATTTACGAGCAATGGAAAACTTATTGGTAGTAGTTCAAGATTTATCCCTCGCCCATACTCTAGAGCGCGTTATCGAAATTGTGAGGGTAGCAGCGCGGCAAATCACTGGGTCTGATGGAGCTAGTTTTATTTTACGAGACAATGGTTATTGCTATTACGTTGATGAAAATGCGATCGCTCCTTTGTGGAAAGGTCAGCGATTCCCGATGAATATCTGTCTTGGTGGTTGGGCAATGTTAAACCGTCAACCAGCAGTTATTAGTGATGTGTATGATGATCTCCGGGTTCCCCATGTAGCTTATAAACCTACTTTTGTGAAAAGTATGGTGATGGTGCCAATTCGCACATTTGATCCAATTGGTGCTATCGGTATTTATTGGGCAAAATTTCATCAGCCAACCCCCGAAGAAGTCAAGTTATTACAGGCTTTAGCAGATACCACAGCCGTAGCAATGGAAAATGTGCAAGTGTATGCAGAATTAGAACAGCGAGTCAGCGATCGCACGGCGGCTTTAGCAGCAATTAATACCCATCTCCAACAAGAAATTAGCGATCGCAAAGCCGCAGAAGCCGAAATCCGTCGTCTTTCCATTACAGATGAGTTAACAGGATTGTACAATCGGCGTGGCTTTGTGATTTTGGCACAACAGCAATTAAAACAAATTCAGCGATCGCAAATTCCCACTGGCTTACTGTTTATTGATTTGGATGGACTCAAAACCATTAATGATACTTTAGGACATGAAATGGGTGATAATGCAATCACCTCGGCGGCGGATTTACTCAAAAATACTTTTCGTGAGTCTGACATTTTAGCCAGATTGGGAGGTGATGAATTTGTTGTGCTGCTACAAGGACGAGACCCCAGTTCGGAAGTGATTCAACAGCGATTGCAAACAGCCATTAAGGAATACAACCATCGCCAAAACCGACCATTTCAACTGTCGATGAGTATGGGTTTTCAAGCTTATGATCCTCATCAACCCCTCCCCTTAGACCAACTCATCACCCTTGCAGATATGAAAATGTATGAGTGTAAACGGTTCAAAAAACTAGGGAAGAATACAGTAACTCTGGAATAAACCCAAGAGACTGGAAGTCTAGGACTATACAAACAAAGCCTGCCTAACCTATCGGCAACTGCAAAGCCGAACGCAGGCTAATTATATGCTTCTTCATATCGATTTGATATCACAACCCTTACACCTTTATACCCACGTATTCCCACTTTCCCAAACTACTTAACCTCAAACCCCCGCAAGCCTTCTGGTTCTTCATACTCAGTCACCACCCCTTGCACCACAGCCGCAGGTGGCCCCGAATAACACCAGCGAATCATTTCCTCGACAACCTCCCGCACGCCTTCAAATACCGCCTCTACCCTACCATCAGGCAGATTTCGTACCCAACCAGTTAAACCCAACTGGCTGGCGGTATCAACTGTTGCATAACGATAGCCTACTCCTTGAACTCGGCCAGAAATTAAGACATGGGCGCGAATTATTTGTGGTACTTGTGTGGAATCTTGCATAAACTGGTCAATTCTTTACGCTTTCCAGTCTACCTGTTATGTGAATCGAGAACAAAATTTTAATTACACACTCAAGTTTTTGCCGATAACTGTTTTAGGAAAAAATAGCGTTTCCTCATCTACCAGAGGATAAATTTATCTGCGTTCATTTTCTGCAATAGTGTTTAAATTCATCTAGCTCCACTTTAGCAGTATAGAAATAGCCATACTCGCTGTAAGAGTAAGTAAAGATAATGATAAATTATTGTTTGTACCTTGCCGTCATCTATAGAAGGCTGCATCTCTAATTACAGACTAGCATCTATCAATCTGCTAATTTTAAAGTTTGAATTCTGCCTTGCTTATGTCTAATTTACCACCTTTGAATCCTGATACAATTTGGGGAATCCTCAAGGATCAAATTGATGATGTAACAGTCAATCAATTAGTTTGGTATTACTTGGGATATCGCTATAACCCCACAACTGATCAATGGGAAAACAACGAAGTTTTACCAGAATGGCGAGATGAATACCCAGAACCACCAAACTTTCTCGCAAGTCGTCCCGCAACCATGAAATTAACACGTTCAATTCCCACAGAATACAAGCAAAGCCTTAAAGAAAAGTTGGGATTTAAAGGTTACAAAATTGGGGAATTTACACCCAGAGAAACACGCCGAGCCACAGCCGCCAATTGGTTATTAAGTTATTGGCGACAACAAAATCCCGAATTATAGTCATTGGGAAATTTTGATATACCATTAAAGGTAGGTTGAGTGAAGCGAAGCGTAACCAAACAAAATACTAAAAATGTTGGGTTTCACTGCGTTACACCCAACCTACAATTTTTTGCTACTTGTATTTCCTAAATCAAATATAAATCTTATATATACAAAACTAATTTTACATATTTAATAAAATCTATCGCATGATGGTAGATAGCTGATAATAGCCAAATATTCAGCATTGATAGGAATTAAACACTAAAAAACACCCATTTAGACATTAACTAGTCCCTCTACAGATAGAGGAGGGATTATTGAATTATTTCTGTAGACCGATTTGCAAATTGATTAATTATTACGAAAATACTGATATTCGCTTTATATACTTGAAAATTTTTTATGGCTAATCCCATTGAATTTAGTTTATTTGCACCTTATAACGAAGGCGCTGCGTTAATAGGTTCTTTTTCTGATTGGCAAGAAATTCCAATGATAAAAGGAGAAGATGGTTATTTCCGTACAACTGTAGAATTAGAAGATGGGGTTTATAAATATAAATTCCGTGTGCAGTCAAAATCGTGGTTTTTTGAAGCAGATCAATGGGTAGATGTTACAGACCCTTATGCAACCGATGTTGACGAAATTGGTGGTAAAGATAATGGTGTAATTCGTATTAAGGATGGACAAAAAATTGTTGATACTT
Protein-coding sequences here:
- a CDS encoding DUF1823 family protein is translated as MSNLPPLNPDTIWGILKDQIDDVTVNQLVWYYLGYRYNPTTDQWENNEVLPEWRDEYPEPPNFLASRPATMKLTRSIPTEYKQSLKEKLGFKGYKIGEFTPRETRRATAANWLLSYWRQQNPEL